The following proteins come from a genomic window of Solwaraspora sp. WMMA2065:
- a CDS encoding ABC transporter permease produces MKISDLVGSATANTFRSKTRTLLTILAIFIGAFTLTLTSGLGTGINAYIDDTVTAIGASDVMTVVKTSEQGDGFGTADAGPAEYDPDTVSSGEAGPPGQTVVALTPADLEALADIEGVLDVQPTRSISADYIQVGDGTRYVVDVGGLVAGQQTPLAAGAEPDNSSAQPQLALPTSYVEPLGFADEAAALGETVSIAVTDAERTRQVIEATIVGVAEETLATPAGASIVPNDALTDALFDAQNTGIPAVEAQRYAQASIWFDPAATDEQIDALKDRLADAGYTGSTVADQLGAFRTVIDGIVWVLNAFAVIALLAASFGIVNTLFMSVQERTREIGLMKAMGMGSGKVFGLFSLEATVIGFLGSAIGAVLAIVAGTAISSALADGFLSDLPGLTLIAFEPAPIAMIILLVMAIAFLAGTLPASRAARADPVESLRYE; encoded by the coding sequence ATGAAGATCTCCGACCTGGTCGGTTCGGCCACCGCGAACACCTTCCGGTCCAAGACCCGCACGCTGCTGACGATCCTGGCGATCTTCATCGGCGCATTCACCCTGACCCTGACCAGCGGGCTCGGCACCGGCATCAACGCGTACATCGACGACACGGTGACCGCGATCGGCGCCTCTGACGTCATGACGGTCGTGAAGACCTCCGAGCAGGGCGACGGGTTCGGCACCGCCGACGCCGGGCCGGCCGAGTACGACCCGGACACGGTGTCGAGCGGGGAGGCCGGGCCACCCGGGCAGACGGTCGTCGCGCTCACCCCGGCGGATCTCGAAGCGCTGGCCGACATCGAAGGTGTGCTCGACGTGCAGCCCACCAGGTCGATCAGCGCTGACTACATCCAGGTCGGCGACGGTACGCGCTACGTCGTCGACGTCGGCGGGCTGGTCGCCGGGCAGCAGACGCCGCTGGCGGCCGGGGCCGAGCCGGACAACTCGTCCGCCCAGCCGCAGCTCGCACTCCCGACGTCGTACGTCGAACCCCTCGGCTTCGCCGACGAGGCGGCTGCGCTCGGCGAGACCGTCTCGATCGCGGTCACCGACGCCGAGCGCACCCGGCAGGTGATCGAGGCGACGATCGTCGGGGTGGCCGAGGAGACCCTGGCGACCCCGGCCGGAGCCAGCATCGTGCCCAACGACGCGCTGACCGACGCGCTGTTCGACGCGCAGAACACCGGCATCCCCGCCGTCGAGGCGCAGCGGTACGCCCAGGCGAGCATCTGGTTCGACCCCGCCGCGACCGACGAGCAGATCGACGCGCTGAAGGATCGACTGGCCGACGCCGGCTACACCGGGAGCACGGTCGCCGACCAACTCGGGGCGTTCCGGACCGTCATCGACGGCATCGTCTGGGTGCTCAACGCCTTCGCGGTGATCGCGCTGCTGGCGGCGAGCTTCGGGATCGTCAACACCCTGTTCATGTCGGTGCAGGAGCGCACCCGCGAGATCGGCTTGATGAAGGCGATGGGCATGGGCTCCGGCAAGGTGTTCGGCCTGTTCAGCCTGGAGGCCACGGTCATCGGTTTCCTTGGTAGCGCGATCGGTGCGGTGTTGGCGATCGTGGCCGGTACGGCGATCAGCAGCGCGCTGGCCGACGGTTTCCTGTCGGACCTGCCCGGACTGACGCTGATCGCGTTCGAGCCGGCCCCGATCGCGATGATCATCCTGCTGGTGATGGCGATCGCGTTCCTGGCCGGCACGCTGCCGGCGTCGCGGGCGGCCCGGGCCGATCCGGTCGAATCGCTGCGCTACGAGTAG
- a CDS encoding response regulator transcription factor produces the protein MTSVLVVDDQPLIRQAVTDILTDHDEISVVGEAVNGTQAVGLAGSLRPDVVLMDIRMPQLDGIGATAAICADPALADTRVLILTTFEEDEYLVAALRAGASGFIGKGAEPEEIVRAVRAVHAGEALLSPAATRSLIERYVLPGHAPAAAVSRPNPASEALDQLTDREREVLLLVARGRSNQQIAQDLVISPHTAKTHVNRIMTKLYAHDRAQLVILAYESGLLTPGLT, from the coding sequence GTGACCAGCGTGCTCGTCGTCGACGACCAGCCACTGATCCGCCAGGCCGTGACCGACATCCTGACCGACCACGACGAGATCAGCGTCGTCGGCGAAGCCGTCAACGGTACGCAGGCCGTCGGGCTCGCCGGGTCGCTGCGTCCCGACGTCGTACTGATGGACATCCGGATGCCGCAACTCGACGGCATCGGCGCGACGGCGGCCATCTGCGCCGACCCGGCGCTGGCCGACACCCGGGTGCTGATCCTCACCACGTTCGAGGAGGACGAGTACCTGGTGGCGGCGCTGCGGGCGGGTGCCAGCGGCTTCATCGGCAAGGGTGCGGAGCCGGAGGAGATCGTCCGGGCGGTCCGCGCGGTGCACGCCGGTGAGGCGCTGCTGTCGCCGGCCGCGACCCGCAGCCTCATCGAGCGGTACGTGCTGCCAGGCCACGCACCGGCCGCAGCGGTGAGCCGGCCGAATCCGGCCAGCGAGGCGCTCGACCAGTTGACCGACCGGGAACGCGAGGTGCTGCTGCTGGTCGCGCGCGGCCGGTCGAACCAGCAGATCGCCCAGGACCTGGTGATCTCGCCGCACACGGCGAAGACCCACGTCAACCGGATCATGACCAAGCTGTACGCGCACGACCGCGCCCAGTTGGTCATCCTCGCGTACGAGAGCGGCCTGCTGACCCCCGGCCTGACCTGA
- a CDS encoding histidine kinase: MTTTTAGPADPRHRRPRVPPWVGDLVAAVIIVATALTPFKVPEHEQAGPVTVALAIVPAVLLPLRRRWPLPVLAGCIAVYGLVAATGALEPGVVLAVSIAMFGAANRTDRRTTLTTACAAVVATTLLNLLTAIGSVFDPRAFQVIVLVAFAAAAGDATRSRREYLLAILERAERAEQTRESEARRRVTEERLRIARDLHDVVAHQISVISLNAGVASSALQTRPDRAQQSLGVIRGAARTVLTEIGDLLRVLRTEDDDPANGAATAPQPGMHRLDQLVAGFTGAGLHVSLRTDGDLSAVTGAVDVVAYRVIQEGLTNAHKHGAGHRAHVQVEVDPDRIHVMVTNPVSGRSADDRPEVPSSGHGLVGLRERVASVRGVVETGLSPGGYRLAATLPLPKEEPR, encoded by the coding sequence ATGACGACCACTACGGCCGGGCCGGCGGACCCGAGACATCGGCGTCCGCGCGTACCGCCGTGGGTCGGTGACCTCGTCGCGGCGGTGATCATCGTCGCGACGGCGCTCACCCCGTTCAAAGTCCCCGAGCATGAGCAGGCCGGACCGGTCACCGTCGCCCTGGCGATCGTCCCGGCCGTGCTGCTGCCGCTGCGGCGGCGCTGGCCGCTGCCGGTGCTGGCCGGCTGTATCGCGGTCTACGGTCTGGTGGCGGCCACCGGGGCGCTGGAGCCGGGCGTGGTGCTCGCGGTGTCGATCGCTATGTTCGGCGCGGCGAACCGCACGGACCGGCGGACCACGCTCACCACAGCCTGCGCCGCCGTTGTCGCGACGACCCTACTCAACCTCCTGACGGCAATCGGGAGCGTGTTCGATCCCCGGGCGTTCCAGGTCATCGTCCTGGTCGCGTTCGCGGCCGCCGCTGGCGACGCCACCCGGTCCCGGCGGGAGTACCTGCTCGCTATCCTCGAACGCGCCGAGCGTGCCGAACAGACCCGCGAATCGGAGGCCCGTCGACGGGTGACCGAGGAACGGCTGCGGATCGCCCGTGACCTGCACGACGTCGTCGCTCACCAGATCTCGGTGATCAGTTTGAACGCCGGGGTGGCCTCGTCGGCGCTGCAGACCCGCCCTGACCGGGCCCAGCAGTCGCTCGGCGTCATCCGGGGCGCGGCCCGGACCGTGCTCACCGAGATCGGCGACCTGCTGCGGGTGCTGCGGACCGAGGACGACGACCCGGCCAACGGGGCGGCGACCGCCCCGCAGCCGGGTATGCACCGGCTCGACCAGCTGGTCGCCGGGTTCACCGGGGCCGGGCTCCACGTGTCGCTGCGTACCGACGGGGATCTGTCGGCGGTCACTGGCGCGGTCGACGTGGTCGCCTACCGGGTGATCCAGGAAGGCCTGACCAACGCCCATAAGCATGGTGCCGGGCATCGCGCGCATGTCCAGGTCGAGGTCGACCCTGACCGGATCCACGTGATGGTCACGAATCCGGTGTCCGGCCGGTCGGCCGACGACCGGCCCGAGGTGCCCAGCAGCGGGCACGGACTGGTCGGTCTGCGGGAACGGGTCGCCTCGGTCCGTGGCGTCGTCGAAACCGGCCTGTCCCCGGGCGGCTACCGGCTCGCCGCCACCCTGCCGCTACCCAAGGAGGAACCCCGGTGA
- a CDS encoding ABC transporter ATP-binding protein → MESPVISAVNVQKTYGRGANSFDALKGVNFDIHDGESVAILGKSGSGKSTLMHILALLDAPTSGSIMLGGVDTRTLRGSRLNQTRNKTFGFVFQQFFLTSNISVLDNVMLPMKIAGVGRTERRRRGMAALEQLELVDKAKNKAANLSGGQKQRVVIARALVNNPRIIFADEPTGNLDSATGTVVEDILFGLNRQNGITLIVVTHDEELAARCDRRILVRDGQLVSDSAAVPA, encoded by the coding sequence ATGGAAAGCCCTGTCATCTCGGCTGTCAACGTACAGAAAACGTACGGCCGGGGCGCGAACAGCTTCGACGCGTTGAAGGGAGTAAACTTCGACATACATGACGGGGAAAGCGTCGCGATCCTCGGCAAGAGCGGGTCGGGCAAGTCGACCCTGATGCACATTCTCGCGCTGCTGGACGCGCCAACGTCGGGCTCGATCATGCTCGGCGGCGTCGATACCCGTACGCTGCGGGGCAGCCGGCTCAACCAGACCCGCAACAAGACCTTCGGGTTCGTCTTCCAGCAGTTCTTCCTCACCTCGAACATCTCGGTGCTCGACAACGTCATGCTTCCGATGAAGATCGCCGGCGTGGGGCGCACCGAGCGCAGACGGCGCGGCATGGCCGCCTTGGAGCAACTGGAGCTGGTTGACAAGGCGAAGAACAAGGCCGCGAATCTTTCCGGTGGGCAGAAACAACGCGTGGTGATCGCGCGGGCGCTGGTGAACAATCCGCGGATCATCTTCGCCGACGAGCCCACCGGCAACCTCGATTCCGCGACCGGCACGGTGGTGGAGGACATTCTCTTCGGCCTCAACCGGCAGAACGGCATCACCCTGATCGTCGTCACCCACGACGAGGAGCTCGCGGCGCGCTGCGACCGCCGCATCCTCGTCCGGGACGGTCAGCTGGTCAGCGACTCGGCGGCGGTGCCGGCATGA